A stretch of the Luteimonas sp. JM171 genome encodes the following:
- a CDS encoding bifunctional (p)ppGpp synthetase/guanosine-3',5'-bis(diphosphate) 3'-pyrophosphohydrolase encodes MTAPGPAVHSIDVPADEAVPGYVRELEQAADYLDDDQRAVLRRAWAVGAAAHEGQRRRSGEPYITHPVAVARILAGLRVDLETLVASILHDTIEDTPLTREALADQFGEPVAELVDGVTKLDKLHFSSRQEANAESFRKMMLAMARDLRVILIKLGDRLHNMRTLGAQTAEARERIARETLEIYAPIAQRLGMNLIKAELQDLGFRALHPFRHAVLEKRIRSQPLVRREALARIEAQLAQRLTNEQLEYRLVSRVKSPWSIYTKMRSEGKTFKQLMDVFGFRVIVRSVADCYHALGVVHSVYKPVDGRFRDFVAIPKANGYQSLHTVLFGPYGSPIEVQIRTEEMDLIAERGIAAHWAYKHGGAPTSAQSRAHSWISSLLESQRATGSSLEFLENVKVDLFPDEVYLFTPKGDILSLPRNATALDFAYAVHTDLGNRAVAARVDRRLVPLRTRLSSGQQVEVITAKSATPKPQWLEFVATGKARTAIRQQLKQLEHEDAVQLGHRMLDRALEDIGSSLERLPAARLDSYLAELRYRRLEDLLADIALGNRMPVQVAHALAQRDPGAVLLPDTVTRQGEQILITGNERGVVTFANCCMPIPGDEVMGYHTAGKGIVVHRIECPNVAEYRKSPDRWVAIGWDREVEGDYSTSLRVEVENRPGVLAQVAAAIARADSNIDGVDYLERDSNVAAIRFSIQVRNRKHLADVIRRVRRLNVVHGIQRI; translated from the coding sequence ATGACTGCACCCGGGCCCGCCGTCCACTCCATTGATGTCCCCGCCGACGAGGCGGTGCCCGGCTACGTGCGCGAGCTGGAGCAGGCGGCGGACTACCTCGACGACGACCAGCGCGCGGTGCTGCGCCGCGCCTGGGCCGTGGGCGCGGCCGCCCACGAAGGCCAGCGGCGCCGTTCCGGCGAGCCGTACATCACCCATCCGGTGGCCGTGGCGCGGATCCTCGCCGGCCTGCGGGTGGACCTGGAGACGCTGGTTGCGTCGATCCTGCACGACACCATCGAAGACACCCCGCTGACCCGCGAGGCGCTTGCGGATCAGTTTGGGGAGCCGGTGGCCGAACTGGTCGATGGCGTCACCAAGCTGGACAAGCTGCACTTCAGCAGCCGCCAGGAAGCCAACGCCGAAAGCTTCCGCAAGATGATGCTGGCGATGGCGCGCGACCTGCGCGTGATCCTGATCAAGCTCGGCGACCGGCTGCACAACATGCGCACCCTGGGGGCGCAGACCGCCGAGGCGCGCGAGCGCATCGCCCGCGAGACACTCGAGATCTACGCGCCCATCGCCCAGCGCCTGGGGATGAACCTGATCAAGGCGGAATTGCAGGACCTGGGCTTCCGCGCCCTGCACCCGTTCCGGCACGCGGTGCTGGAAAAGCGCATCCGCTCGCAGCCGCTGGTGCGGCGCGAGGCGCTGGCACGGATCGAGGCCCAGCTGGCCCAGCGGCTCACCAACGAGCAGCTCGAATACCGGCTGGTGAGCCGGGTCAAGTCGCCGTGGAGCATCTACACGAAGATGCGCTCGGAGGGGAAGACGTTCAAGCAGCTGATGGACGTGTTTGGCTTCCGGGTCATCGTGCGCTCGGTGGCCGACTGCTATCACGCGCTGGGCGTGGTGCACTCGGTGTACAAGCCGGTGGACGGGCGCTTCCGCGATTTCGTCGCCATTCCCAAGGCCAATGGCTACCAGTCGCTGCACACGGTGCTGTTCGGGCCCTACGGCTCGCCGATCGAGGTGCAGATCCGCACCGAGGAGATGGACCTGATCGCCGAGCGCGGGATCGCCGCGCACTGGGCCTACAAGCACGGCGGCGCGCCAACCAGCGCCCAGTCGCGGGCGCACTCGTGGATTTCCAGCCTGCTGGAGTCGCAGCGCGCCACCGGCTCGTCGCTCGAGTTCCTGGAAAACGTCAAGGTCGACCTGTTCCCGGACGAGGTTTACCTGTTCACCCCCAAGGGCGACATCCTCTCGCTGCCGCGCAACGCCACCGCGCTGGACTTCGCCTATGCGGTCCACACGGACCTGGGCAACCGCGCCGTCGCCGCGCGCGTGGACCGGCGCCTCGTGCCGCTGCGCACGCGCCTGTCCAGCGGCCAGCAGGTGGAGGTGATCACCGCGAAATCGGCCACGCCCAAGCCACAGTGGCTCGAGTTCGTGGCCACCGGCAAGGCGCGCACCGCGATCCGCCAGCAGCTCAAGCAGCTCGAGCACGAGGACGCCGTGCAGCTGGGCCACCGCATGCTCGACCGCGCGCTGGAAGACATCGGCAGCTCGCTCGAGCGCCTGCCGGCCGCGCGCCTGGATTCCTACCTGGCGGAACTGCGCTACCGGCGGCTGGAGGACCTGCTGGCGGACATCGCGCTGGGCAACCGGATGCCGGTGCAGGTGGCGCACGCGCTGGCCCAACGCGATCCGGGTGCTGTGCTGCTCCCGGACACCGTGACCCGGCAGGGCGAGCAGATCCTGATCACCGGCAACGAGCGCGGCGTGGTCACCTTTGCCAACTGCTGCATGCCGATCCCCGGCGACGAGGTGATGGGTTACCACACCGCCGGCAAGGGCATCGTGGTGCACCGGATCGAGTGCCCGAACGTGGCCGAATACCGCAAGTCGCCCGACCGGTGGGTGGCGATCGGCTGGGACCGCGAGGTCGAGGGCGATTACAGCACCAGCCTGCGGGTGGAGGTGGAGAACCGGCCGGGCGTGCTGGCGCAGGTGGCGGCGGCGATCGCGCGCGCTGATTCCAACATCGACGGGGTTGATTACCTGGAACGCGACAGCAACGTGGCGGCGATCCGGTTCTCGATCCAGGTCCGCAACCGCAAGCATTTGGCCGACGTGATCCGGCGCGTGCGCCGCCTCAACGTGGTCCACGGCATCCAGCGCATCTGA
- a CDS encoding RidA family protein — protein sequence MARTPINTDRAPAAIGPYSQAVRSGNTVYFSGQIPLDPATGEVVPGGIEAQARRAFDNLKAVAEEAGGSMDDIVRLGLYLTDLGEFAVVNSVMSEYFDAPYPARSTIEVAGLPKRVAFEVDAVMVLD from the coding sequence ATGGCACGTACCCCCATCAACACCGACCGCGCGCCGGCCGCCATCGGCCCCTATTCCCAGGCCGTGCGCAGTGGCAACACCGTTTACTTTTCCGGCCAGATCCCGCTGGATCCGGCGACGGGCGAAGTCGTGCCCGGCGGCATCGAGGCGCAGGCCCGCCGTGCATTCGACAACCTCAAGGCGGTGGCCGAGGAAGCCGGCGGCTCGATGGATGACATCGTGCGCCTGGGCCTTTACCTCACCGACCTGGGCGAGTTCGCGGTGGTGAACTCGGTGATGTCCGAGTACTTCGACGCCCCGTACCCGGCGCGCTCCACCATCGAGGTGGCGGGCCTGCCCAAGCGGGTGGCGTTCGAGGTCGATGCGGTGATGGTGCTGGACTGA
- the recG gene encoding ATP-dependent DNA helicase RecG yields the protein MNNPDPGLQPLTGLPGVGARTAEKLAARGLLTVQDLWMQLPRQYEDRTRIVPIRELQPGQACQVEGVVEAVARGFRYRPTLRVAISDGSRATVVLRFFHFRAAQVAQFQVGVRVRCYGTARPGQNGLEMVHPTYRVLAPGEGEGLGERLDPVYPQIEGIGAATMRRLIGEALDRLPADDSLESLPAGELAGQGLPTLRDALLTVHRPPADADVEALLAATHPAQRRLVLEELLAHHLSLRRHRIALQQHAAPVLGGSGGLGARLRASLPFALTGAQERVLAQVLEDIAAPVPMLRLVQGDVGSGKTVVAALAAAAAVEAGVQVALMAPTELLAEQHLASFRQWLEPLGVNVIWLAGKLPARQRRQALEAVADGSAQVVVGTHALMQEGVAFRDLGLAIIDEQHRFGVHQRLALRDKGAVAGQVPHQLVMTATPIPRTLAMAAYADLDVSAIDELPPGRTPVQTVVLSAERRPELIERIRAACAQGRQAYWVCTLIDDSDEVVAQAAQGTFELLSEALPELGVGLVHGRMKAAEKQDTMRRFKDGAIDLLVATTVIEVGVDVPNASLMIVENAERLGLSQLHQLRGRVGRGSEASSCVLLYQPPLSQMARQRLETMRETGDGFLIAEKDLELRGPGELLGTRQTGLAAFRVADLARDAALLPQVHRIGERLLREHPAAADRLVERWIGRAARYAAA from the coding sequence CTGAACAATCCTGATCCCGGTCTACAGCCGCTGACCGGACTGCCCGGGGTCGGCGCGCGCACCGCTGAAAAGCTGGCCGCGCGCGGCCTGCTGACGGTGCAGGACCTGTGGATGCAGCTGCCGCGCCAGTACGAGGACCGCACCCGCATCGTGCCGATCCGCGAACTCCAGCCCGGCCAGGCCTGCCAGGTGGAAGGGGTGGTGGAGGCGGTGGCGCGGGGCTTCCGCTACCGGCCCACGCTGCGCGTGGCCATCAGCGATGGCTCGCGGGCGACGGTGGTGCTGCGGTTCTTCCATTTCCGCGCTGCGCAGGTGGCGCAGTTCCAGGTGGGGGTGCGGGTGCGCTGCTACGGCACCGCGCGCCCCGGCCAGAACGGCCTGGAGATGGTGCATCCAACCTACCGGGTGCTTGCGCCCGGCGAGGGCGAGGGGCTGGGCGAACGGCTCGATCCGGTCTATCCGCAGATCGAAGGCATCGGGGCGGCCACGATGCGCCGGCTGATCGGCGAAGCGCTGGACCGGCTGCCGGCCGATGATTCGCTGGAGTCGCTGCCGGCCGGCGAGCTTGCGGGCCAGGGCCTGCCGACGCTGCGTGATGCCCTGCTGACCGTGCACCGGCCGCCGGCGGATGCGGACGTGGAGGCATTGCTGGCCGCCACCCATCCCGCGCAGCGGCGGCTGGTGCTTGAGGAGCTGCTGGCCCACCACCTGAGCCTGCGCCGGCACCGCATCGCCCTGCAGCAGCACGCGGCGCCGGTGCTTGGTGGCAGCGGCGGCCTGGGCGCCCGGCTGCGCGCGTCGCTGCCGTTTGCGCTCACCGGCGCGCAGGAGCGGGTGCTGGCGCAGGTGCTGGAGGACATCGCCGCGCCGGTGCCGATGCTGCGCCTGGTGCAGGGCGACGTGGGCAGCGGCAAGACCGTGGTGGCGGCGCTGGCCGCTGCGGCCGCGGTGGAGGCCGGCGTCCAGGTGGCGCTGATGGCCCCCACCGAGCTGCTCGCCGAGCAGCACCTGGCCAGCTTCCGCCAATGGCTGGAACCTTTGGGCGTCAACGTCATCTGGCTGGCCGGCAAGCTGCCCGCAAGGCAGCGCCGCCAGGCCCTGGAGGCGGTGGCCGATGGCAGCGCGCAGGTGGTTGTGGGCACTCACGCGCTGATGCAGGAGGGCGTGGCGTTCCGCGACCTGGGCCTGGCCATCATTGACGAGCAGCATCGGTTCGGCGTGCACCAGCGGCTGGCGCTGCGCGACAAGGGCGCGGTGGCCGGGCAGGTGCCGCACCAGCTGGTGATGACCGCCACGCCGATCCCCCGCACCCTGGCGATGGCGGCCTACGCGGACCTGGATGTCTCGGCGATCGACGAGCTGCCGCCCGGCCGCACCCCCGTGCAGACCGTGGTGCTCAGCGCCGAGCGGCGCCCGGAACTGATCGAACGCATCCGCGCCGCGTGTGCGCAGGGCCGGCAGGCGTACTGGGTGTGCACCCTGATCGACGACAGCGACGAAGTTGTGGCACAGGCCGCACAAGGCACGTTCGAGCTGCTGTCCGAGGCGCTGCCGGAGCTGGGCGTGGGCCTGGTGCACGGGCGCATGAAGGCGGCGGAGAAGCAGGACACCATGCGCCGGTTCAAGGACGGCGCCATCGACCTGCTGGTGGCCACCACGGTGATCGAGGTCGGCGTGGACGTGCCCAATGCCTCGTTGATGATCGTGGAGAACGCCGAGCGGCTCGGGCTCTCGCAGCTGCACCAGCTGCGCGGCCGGGTGGGGCGCGGCAGCGAGGCGTCCAGCTGCGTGCTGCTGTACCAGCCCCCGCTGTCACAGATGGCGCGCCAGCGGCTGGAGACGATGCGCGAGACCGGCGACGGGTTCCTGATCGCCGAGAAGGACCTGGAGCTGCGCGGGCCCGGCGAACTGCTGGGCACGCGCCAGACCGGTCTGGCGGCATTCCGCGTGGCCGACCTGGCGCGGGACGCCGCCCTCCTGCCGCAGGTGCACCGGATCGGCGAGCGGCTCTTGCGCGAACACCCCGCCGCCGCCGACCGCCTGGTTGAACGCTGGATAGGCCGTGCCGCACGCTATGCCGCCGCCTGA
- a CDS encoding nucleoside hydrolase: protein MEGKIPLLIDTDPGVDDALAVLMAFNDPRHEVVGLTVAAGNVGLDHTVANALRLVELGGADVPVFPGCPTPLVHPAMDAAHVHGSDGFGDAGLPAAGARQADEHAALAILRLSHEHAGRLLLVALGPLTNLALALRLDPSLPERVARLVVMGGAVTARGNVTPVAEFNIAFDPEAAHIVFRAFPRLELADWEATVAHGLPHERMDQWLAADSGRARFYDAISLHSRRWSADSRGPLWFCADALAMAWALQPGGARETAERPVVVELEGRHTRGATIVDWQRQTGAEDNALVLLRYDQDRFERLVRDALAAP from the coding sequence ATGGAAGGAAAGATCCCCCTGCTGATCGACACCGACCCGGGCGTGGATGACGCGCTGGCGGTGCTGATGGCCTTCAATGATCCCCGCCACGAGGTGGTGGGGCTGACCGTGGCGGCCGGCAACGTCGGCCTGGACCACACCGTGGCCAACGCGCTGCGCCTGGTGGAGCTGGGCGGCGCGGACGTGCCGGTGTTTCCCGGCTGCCCGACGCCGCTGGTCCACCCCGCGATGGATGCGGCCCACGTGCACGGCAGCGATGGTTTCGGCGACGCCGGCCTGCCGGCTGCTGGCGCCAGGCAGGCGGACGAGCATGCGGCGCTGGCCATCCTGCGCCTGTCCCACGAGCATGCCGGCCGGCTGTTGCTGGTGGCGCTTGGTCCGCTGACCAATCTCGCCCTGGCCCTGCGCCTGGACCCGAGCCTGCCGGAGCGGGTGGCCCGGCTGGTGGTCATGGGCGGCGCCGTGACCGCGCGCGGCAACGTCACCCCGGTAGCAGAGTTCAACATCGCCTTCGATCCGGAGGCGGCGCACATTGTCTTCCGGGCCTTCCCGCGGCTGGAGCTGGCGGATTGGGAAGCCACGGTGGCACATGGCCTGCCGCACGAGCGCATGGACCAGTGGCTGGCGGCGGACTCGGGGCGGGCCCGCTTCTACGACGCGATCTCGCTCCACTCGCGCCGCTGGTCCGCCGACAGTCGTGGGCCGCTGTGGTTCTGCGCCGACGCGCTGGCGATGGCCTGGGCACTGCAGCCGGGGGGAGCACGGGAAACCGCCGAAAGGCCGGTGGTGGTGGAACTGGAAGGGCGCCACACCCGGGGCGCCACCATCGTGGACTGGCAACGGCAGACCGGGGCGGAGGACAATGCACTGGTGCTGTTGCGGTACGACCAGGACCGGTTCGAGCGACTGGTGCGGGACGCGCTCGCAGCGCCGTGA
- a CDS encoding type B 50S ribosomal protein L31: protein MKAEIHPDYRPVVFQDVTSDFKILTRSTLASSAKETIKWEDGNEYPLVKIEVSSASHPFYTGQNKIMDTSGRVDKFRKRYAK, encoded by the coding sequence ATGAAGGCCGAGATCCATCCCGATTACCGTCCGGTCGTGTTCCAGGACGTGACCTCCGATTTCAAGATCCTCACCCGCTCGACCCTGGCCTCCTCGGCCAAGGAGACGATCAAGTGGGAGGACGGCAACGAATATCCGCTGGTCAAGATCGAAGTGTCCTCGGCCTCGCATCCGTTCTACACCGGCCAGAACAAGATCATGGATACCAGCGGCCGCGTGGACAAGTTCCGCAAGCGCTACGCCAAGTAA
- a CDS encoding citrate synthase, whose product MSDHDQVTLDAGGKPVTLPVLKGTLGNSCIDISRLPKETGHFTYDSGFTATASCKSAVTYIDGNEGVLLYRGYPIEQLAEKSTFLEVASLLIDGELPNAEKLKAFEHDVTHHTMMHEALKNFFTGFRHDAHPMAMLCGSVASLSAFYHDTLDLDDPEQRRMAAVRLIAKMPTLAAAAYRYSIGWPIAYPNNQLDYVTRFLHMMFEAPGDQLELNPVVAKALDLLFILHADHEQNASTSTVRLVGSTGANPYACVAAGIAALWGPAHGGANEAVLKMLEEIGDPKNVDAAVARAKDRESGFRLMGFGHRVYKNFDPRAKIIREMTHKVLGELGIDDPLLEVAMKLEEAALKDDYFVERKLYPNVDFYSGIIYKALKIPTEMFTVMFAIGRTAGWVAHWLEQQVDPEAKIGRPRQIYTGSDSRDYVPVDKR is encoded by the coding sequence GTGTCAGATCATGACCAGGTCACGCTGGACGCCGGCGGCAAGCCGGTGACGTTGCCGGTGCTCAAGGGCACCCTGGGCAACTCCTGCATTGACATCTCCCGGCTTCCCAAGGAAACCGGCCATTTCACCTACGATTCCGGCTTCACCGCTACCGCCTCGTGCAAGTCCGCCGTCACCTACATCGACGGCAACGAAGGCGTGCTGCTGTACCGCGGCTACCCGATCGAACAGCTGGCCGAAAAGTCGACCTTCCTGGAGGTCGCCAGCCTGCTGATCGACGGCGAGCTGCCCAACGCCGAGAAGCTGAAGGCGTTCGAGCACGACGTCACCCACCACACGATGATGCACGAGGCCCTGAAGAACTTCTTCACCGGCTTCCGCCATGACGCCCACCCGATGGCGATGCTGTGCGGCTCGGTGGCCTCGCTGTCGGCGTTCTACCACGACACCCTGGACCTGGACGATCCCGAGCAGCGGCGCATGGCCGCCGTGCGCCTGATCGCCAAGATGCCGACCCTGGCCGCGGCCGCCTACCGCTACTCGATCGGCTGGCCCATCGCGTACCCGAACAACCAGCTCGACTACGTCACCCGCTTCCTGCACATGATGTTCGAGGCCCCGGGCGACCAGCTGGAGCTCAACCCGGTGGTGGCCAAGGCGCTGGACCTGCTGTTCATCCTGCACGCGGATCACGAGCAGAACGCCTCGACTTCCACCGTGCGCCTGGTGGGTTCCACCGGTGCCAACCCGTACGCCTGCGTGGCGGCCGGCATCGCCGCCCTGTGGGGGCCGGCGCACGGCGGCGCCAACGAGGCGGTGCTGAAGATGCTCGAGGAGATCGGCGACCCGAAGAACGTCGATGCCGCCGTCGCCCGGGCCAAGGACAGGGAGTCCGGCTTCCGCCTGATGGGCTTTGGCCACCGCGTGTACAAGAACTTCGACCCGCGCGCCAAGATCATCCGCGAGATGACCCACAAGGTGCTGGGCGAGCTCGGCATCGATGACCCGCTGCTGGAAGTGGCGATGAAGCTGGAAGAGGCGGCGCTCAAGGACGACTACTTCGTCGAGCGCAAGCTGTACCCGAACGTCGACTTCTACAGCGGCATCATCTACAAGGCGCTGAAGATCCCGACCGAGATGTTCACGGTCATGTTCGCCATCGGCCGCACCGCCGGCTGGGTGGCGCACTGGCTGGAGCAGCAGGTCGATCCGGAAGCCAAGATCGGCCGTCCGCGGCAGATCTACACCGGCTCCGACAGTCGCGACTACGTGCCCGTCGACAAGCGCTGA